The Panthera tigris isolate Pti1 chromosome F3, P.tigris_Pti1_mat1.1, whole genome shotgun sequence genome includes a window with the following:
- the TAGLN2 gene encoding transgelin-2 yields the protein MANRGPAYGLSREVQQKIEKQYDADLEQILIQWITSQCRKDVGRPQPGRENFQNWLKDGTVLCELINGLYPEGQAPVKKIQASTMAFKQMEQISQFLQAAERYGINTTDIFQTVDLWEGKNMACVQRTLMNLGGLAVARDDGLFSGDPNWFPKKSKENPRNFSDNQLQEGKNVIGLQMGTNRGASQAGMTGYGMPRQIL from the exons ATGGCCAACAGGGGACCTGCCTACGGCCTGAGCCGGGAGGTGCAGCAGAAGATCGAGAAACAGTATGACGCAGACCTGGAGCAGATCCTGATCCAGTGGATCACCAGCCAGTGCCGCAAGGATGTGGGCCGGCCCCAGCCTGGGCGCGAGAACTTCCAGAACTGGCTCAAGGATGGCACG GTGCTGTGTGAGCTCATCAACGGGCTGTACCCCGAGGGGCAGGCCCCCGTGAAGAAGATCCAGGCCTCCACCATGGCCTTCAAGCAGATGGAGCAGATCTCTCAGTTCTTACAGGCGGCCGAACGCTATGGCATCAACACCACCGACATCTTCCAGACTGTGGACCTCTGGGAAG GAAAGAACATGGCGTGTGTGCAGCGGACGCTGATGAACCTGGGTGGGCTGGCGGTAGCCCGGGACGATGGGCTTTTCTCTGGAGATCCCAACTGGTTTCCTAA GAAATCCAAGGAGAACCCTCGCAACTTCTCGGACAACCAGCTACAAGAGGGCAAGAACGTGATCGGGCTACAGATGGGTACCAACCGCGGGGCGTCCCAGGCAGGCATGACCGGCTACGGGATGCCCCGCCAGATCCTCTGA
- the LOC122235754 gene encoding translation initiation factor IF-2-like isoform X2, with translation MASVYQTQEPGQGGGTRQRHALHTHGVVTRLWAPGPAGGILGKGPLAAFSGTTEEAKTAGRRGKAEGSVGGGGTYCGADFPGGEKIRGASVRAEPEVTPANLRPSRAPGAQPHPTPAGKPSPLGTAAPPGAEPCLPGCPAPDSTPAHSSDAVAPPLNSFTGSNCPQTFFVTSNKNVSSPPIAEAPGDGDTRIKSTVYPRACGSPQTRGLVTPYTRGAQHLTSGYSTIPDRGSPIWPLQRPFAQRHPLWPEHNASVQGLTTPGAPGWLSRLSDRLWLRS, from the exons ATGGCTTCTGTGTACCAAACACAGGAACCCGGCCAGGGTGGGGGCACCAGGCAGAGACACGCACTCCACACACATGGAGTGGTGACGAGGCTCTGGGCACCGGGGCCCGCAGGCGGCATCCTTGGAAAGGGGCCCCTGGCCGCGTTCTCAG GCACCACCGAGGAGGCCAAGACAGCGGGGCGCAGAGGGAAGGCCGAAGGAAGCGTAGGAGGTGGAGGGACTTACTGCGGAGCTGACTTCCCGGGCGGGGAGAAGATAAGAGGCGCATCTGTTCGGGCAGAACCAGAGGTGACACCGGCAAACCTCAGGCCCTCCAGAGCCCCAGGCGCACAGCCTCACCCAACACCCGCCGGCAAACCCTCCCCGCTGGGGACAG CGGCGCCCCCTGGAGCTGAGCCCTGCCTGCCGGGGTGTCCGGCACCCG ACTCAACTCCCGCTCACAGCTCCGATGCTGTCGCACCACCGCTCAACAGCTTCACTGGCTCCAACTGCCCGCAGACTTTTTTTGTAACTTCCAACAAAAACGTATCCAGTCCTCCCATCGCAGAAGCCCCCGGGGACGGGGACACTAGGATTAAAAG CACCGTGTACCCACGGGCATGTGGCTCCCCTCAAACTCGAGGACTCGTCACGCCCTACACGCGAG GTGCCCAACACCTCACCAGCGGATACAGCACGATCCCCGACCGAGGCTCCCCCATCTGGCCACTCCAGCGGCCATTCGCACAGAGACACCCCCTTTGGCCAGAACACAACGCTTCTGTTCAAGGACTCAcaactcctggggcgcctgggtggctcagtcggttgagtgaccgactttggctcaggtcatga
- the LOC122235754 gene encoding nascent polypeptide-associated complex subunit alpha, muscle-specific form-like isoform X4 yields MASVYQTQEPGQGGGTRQRHALHTHGVVTRLWAPGPAGGILGKGPLAAFSGTTEEAKTAGRRGKAEGSVGGGGTYCGADFPGGEKIRGASVRAEPEVTPANLRPSRAPGAQPHPTPAGKPSPLGTAAPPGAEPCLPGCPAPDSTPAHSSDAVAPPLNSFTGSNCPQTFFVTSNKNVSSPPIAEAPGDGDTRIKSTVYPRACGSPQTRGLVTPYTRGCALLQDRCCAPPQTPPHSPPGKGCIPSH; encoded by the exons ATGGCTTCTGTGTACCAAACACAGGAACCCGGCCAGGGTGGGGGCACCAGGCAGAGACACGCACTCCACACACATGGAGTGGTGACGAGGCTCTGGGCACCGGGGCCCGCAGGCGGCATCCTTGGAAAGGGGCCCCTGGCCGCGTTCTCAG GCACCACCGAGGAGGCCAAGACAGCGGGGCGCAGAGGGAAGGCCGAAGGAAGCGTAGGAGGTGGAGGGACTTACTGCGGAGCTGACTTCCCGGGCGGGGAGAAGATAAGAGGCGCATCTGTTCGGGCAGAACCAGAGGTGACACCGGCAAACCTCAGGCCCTCCAGAGCCCCAGGCGCACAGCCTCACCCAACACCCGCCGGCAAACCCTCCCCGCTGGGGACAG CGGCGCCCCCTGGAGCTGAGCCCTGCCTGCCGGGGTGTCCGGCACCCG ACTCAACTCCCGCTCACAGCTCCGATGCTGTCGCACCACCGCTCAACAGCTTCACTGGCTCCAACTGCCCGCAGACTTTTTTTGTAACTTCCAACAAAAACGTATCCAGTCCTCCCATCGCAGAAGCCCCCGGGGACGGGGACACTAGGATTAAAAG CACCGTGTACCCACGGGCATGTGGCTCCCCTCAAACTCGAGGACTCGTCACGCCCTACACGCGAG GCTGTGCCCTCCTTCAGGACAGATGCTGTGCTCCTCCACAAACACCCCCACACAGCCCCCCAGGGAAGGGGTGTATCCCTAGTCACTGA
- the LOC122235754 gene encoding vegetative cell wall protein gp1-like isoform X3, with product MRGTARRTEGTTEEAKTAGRRGKAEGSVGGGGTYCGADFPGGEKIRGASVRAEPEVTPANLRPSRAPGAQPHPTPAGKPSPLGTAAPPGAEPCLPGCPAPDSTPAHSSDAVAPPLNSFTGSNCPQTFFVTSNKNVSSPPIAEAPGDGDTRIKSTVYPRACGSPQTRGLVTPYTRGTVSCLGALVPAPNVCPPPQGPSPRSQKLLLICPQPAPAFQQSVCPTPSRLCPPSGQMLCSSTNTPTQPPREGVYP from the exons ATGCGTGGTACGGCGAGAAGAACAGAGG GCACCACCGAGGAGGCCAAGACAGCGGGGCGCAGAGGGAAGGCCGAAGGAAGCGTAGGAGGTGGAGGGACTTACTGCGGAGCTGACTTCCCGGGCGGGGAGAAGATAAGAGGCGCATCTGTTCGGGCAGAACCAGAGGTGACACCGGCAAACCTCAGGCCCTCCAGAGCCCCAGGCGCACAGCCTCACCCAACACCCGCCGGCAAACCCTCCCCGCTGGGGACAG CGGCGCCCCCTGGAGCTGAGCCCTGCCTGCCGGGGTGTCCGGCACCCG ACTCAACTCCCGCTCACAGCTCCGATGCTGTCGCACCACCGCTCAACAGCTTCACTGGCTCCAACTGCCCGCAGACTTTTTTTGTAACTTCCAACAAAAACGTATCCAGTCCTCCCATCGCAGAAGCCCCCGGGGACGGGGACACTAGGATTAAAAG CACCGTGTACCCACGGGCATGTGGCTCCCCTCAAACTCGAGGACTCGTCACGCCCTACACGCGAGGTACCGTTTCCTGCCTCGGGGCCCTGGTTCCTGCTCCGAACGTCTGTCCACCCCCCCAAGGCCCATCACCAAGGTCCCAGAAGTTGTTGCTGATCTGTCCTCAACCAGCCCCGGCCTTCCAGCAGAGTGTCTGTCCTACCCCTTCTAGGCTGTGCCCTCCTTCAGGACAGATGCTGTGCTCCTCCACAAACACCCCCACACAGCCCCCCAGGGAAGGGGTGTATCCCTAG
- the LOC122235754 gene encoding vegetative cell wall protein gp1-like isoform X1: MASVYQTQEPGQGGGTRQRHALHTHGVVTRLWAPGPAGGILGKGPLAAFSGTTEEAKTAGRRGKAEGSVGGGGTYCGADFPGGEKIRGASVRAEPEVTPANLRPSRAPGAQPHPTPAGKPSPLGTAAPPGAEPCLPGCPAPDSTPAHSSDAVAPPLNSFTGSNCPQTFFVTSNKNVSSPPIAEAPGDGDTRIKSTVYPRACGSPQTRGLVTPYTRGTVSCLGALVPAPNVCPPPQGPSPRSQKLLLICPQPAPAFQQSVCPTPSRLCPPSGQMLCSSTNTPTQPPREGVYP; encoded by the exons ATGGCTTCTGTGTACCAAACACAGGAACCCGGCCAGGGTGGGGGCACCAGGCAGAGACACGCACTCCACACACATGGAGTGGTGACGAGGCTCTGGGCACCGGGGCCCGCAGGCGGCATCCTTGGAAAGGGGCCCCTGGCCGCGTTCTCAG GCACCACCGAGGAGGCCAAGACAGCGGGGCGCAGAGGGAAGGCCGAAGGAAGCGTAGGAGGTGGAGGGACTTACTGCGGAGCTGACTTCCCGGGCGGGGAGAAGATAAGAGGCGCATCTGTTCGGGCAGAACCAGAGGTGACACCGGCAAACCTCAGGCCCTCCAGAGCCCCAGGCGCACAGCCTCACCCAACACCCGCCGGCAAACCCTCCCCGCTGGGGACAG CGGCGCCCCCTGGAGCTGAGCCCTGCCTGCCGGGGTGTCCGGCACCCG ACTCAACTCCCGCTCACAGCTCCGATGCTGTCGCACCACCGCTCAACAGCTTCACTGGCTCCAACTGCCCGCAGACTTTTTTTGTAACTTCCAACAAAAACGTATCCAGTCCTCCCATCGCAGAAGCCCCCGGGGACGGGGACACTAGGATTAAAAG CACCGTGTACCCACGGGCATGTGGCTCCCCTCAAACTCGAGGACTCGTCACGCCCTACACGCGAGGTACCGTTTCCTGCCTCGGGGCCCTGGTTCCTGCTCCGAACGTCTGTCCACCCCCCCAAGGCCCATCACCAAGGTCCCAGAAGTTGTTGCTGATCTGTCCTCAACCAGCCCCGGCCTTCCAGCAGAGTGTCTGTCCTACCCCTTCTAGGCTGTGCCCTCCTTCAGGACAGATGCTGTGCTCCTCCACAAACACCCCCACACAGCCCCCCAGGGAAGGGGTGTATCCCTAG